AGTGAAACGTTATCGAAGTATCCACTTGAGAGCGGGCCAGCAACATCCGCAACACGGAGTTCGATCCAGACTGATCTCGTCCCCATTGGCACCTTGCGTTGTAAGCCACGACAGTGCCATGTGGACGGGTCCATCGGTTCATGGTCCGCATTGAAATAGACAACATGCAGCAGTTCATCGGTGCCGTTTCGATACTCGACTGTTGCGGCTGCAGCTGCCGGGAGTGAGGCGTCGCCTTGCCACTGGAGAAGCATGCCAAAGATCGATGACACCATCTCGCTATCAATCGCCTTCGCAAACTCAGACACGTCGACGGTCTGCGACAACGTTCGCACACCCGAACCGGTCTCGCTACCAAAGCAATAGTCCCCTGTCACACCAACTGCTGGCAAGCCCGCAGTGCCCGGCACAGAAGACATGACAGCACTCAAGCCGCCGGACACCCATCCGGTTGTATCGCCGGTTTCTGCATCGCCGTTGACAACAAGGTTCTCGTAGTAGGGCTGGGCATACGCATTTCCTGCACCAACAACCAAAGCCACCATTAGCGCGAAGTATCTCGCATGTGCCTGCAAATCTGTTCGTGTACGCATCTCTGTGCCCTTCCGCATATCACGCCTGTACCTGAACGTGTAACATGAACGCTGCATCAGCTTGGTCCTCTTCGCACATTGTGCGTCCTCGGCACATTTTACACGATGGTGTTCCTCTCCGCGAGAAAAATCCTGTTCTGAAGCAATATGTATTGCTATCAGTTTCCAAACAAATCAGACCGGTTTACAAGCACCCAGCCGCGTATGCATTACCGAAGCAGATGTAATCAAAGATGTTCAGTGAGCCGGATCCATCGCAATCAGCGTATGATGTGCTTGCTGCGTACGCGTTTCCAAAGCAGATATAATCGAAGATGTCAAGACTGCAACTGTTATTACAGTCGGCGTAGCACACAACCTCCGGGAGCGGTTCGCCAGGATGGTTGAACAGCCAGTCGATGTCGTAGCTGCATAGCGCCTCGTCGTATACCTGCACATCATCAACAAATCCATCGAAGTAGTTTTGCGGCCCCAGCCCGGGGAAGTTCATGCCGCCGATCATGAATGTTGCTGTTGAAGACTGAATTGTTTGTGACACAAACGACGATTCGACCGGCGCACCATCAACATAGATGTGGGACATGCCAGACGCCTCATACACACCGACGATGTGATGCCACTGTCCGTCGTTGATAAGTGTTGTCGAGTTTGGCGATGAAGAACCGAGACTGCTGTGATACAAGTACGCTGTGCCCGGCGATCCGTACGTTCCGAGTTGGTTCGTACCGATGAAATACCCTGCAACAACAGTGGACAAATGGCGGCCGAACGGGATGCCTGGTGACAGATCGCCCGCGTCCAGCCTGACCCATCCCGCGAGTGTGAATGACTCACCGCTTGTCATCGGCAACACACCGTGCATCGAGACATACGCATTGTTTGCACTGCGGATTTCTATCGCACCGTCAACAACACCGCCATTCGGATGGAATACTCCGTTGATTACGACACCATGACGCATGCCAACCAAGTCAAATGCCGCGTCATTCCCGACGGGTTCATCGAGCTTCCAATGCGAGATAAGGTCAGCGTGTAGTACCGAAGACAGCATACCGATCAGCGAGAGGGCTGCCCATTTTTTCACATCACAACGCATCACACACCTCGCATTACTCGGTTCATATCATCTCAACACTCACGGGCACCCAGCTGCGTAGGCATTACCGAAGCAGATGTAATCAAAGATGTTCAGTGAGCCGGATCCATCGCAATCAGCGTATGACGTGCCTGCTGCGTACGCATTTCCAAAGCAGATGTAGTCAAAGATATTCAGTCCGCCACTGCTGTCACAATCGGCGTAGCACCCCGAATCACGGAAGACAAAGCCTCGCGGGGTCTGTAGCCCGCCCGAGCCGGTCGCAATAAACACATCGACAAACGCGCCGGTCGTTGCATCATAACGACGGACGCCGCTGCTTCCGCTGACGTACACCATGCCGTCGGGCCTGAACTCAAGTGAGCCCGGGCCGACAAGATCCTGGTCCGCGATGAACGCGCCGAGATGCGCGTGCGTCGCTGCGTCATAGCGTTCAACCTCACGGTCGTACCAGTCGCTCATGAAAATGTCATCGTTTGGCCCGATCGCCACGCCGGTCGCAAGACTCACCTCGGTTGTGCTCGCAAAGGAGTTCAGCAGCGCGCCCGACTGGATGTTCCATTCCTGCAATGGGCCCTGCGTGTAGTTCTCTGTTGCAACGAAGAGCGTGCCTGTTGGCGAAAGCACCATGTCGTGCGCATACCGCATTGTTCCGGCACCAATCTGTCTGATGTATGCGCCTGTTGTTGCGTTGAGCTCGACAAGATTCTGTGTGTCGTTACCGAGCACGTACGCAAAGCCGTTAGTAAACAGCATAGTCACAGGCTCTTCGAGATAGAACGTGTCAGAGAAGAACGTGTCGATGAACGCACCAGTCTGCCCATCGAATCGCTTGATATTTCCAGGGCCGAAGTTGACAACATACAGATTGCCATCGGGCCCAAAGACCAGATTCACCGGACGATCCAGCCCGCCCGAGCCCGACGGCACGAATGCGTCGATGAACGCGCCTGTTGTGCCGTCATAGCGAAGCACCGCATCACTCGATCGATCGGTAAGAAAGAACTCACTCTGGGCGAAGGAAGAAGATGTTGTCGCAACTATCAGTGCAAGGCCAGATCTTGTACGGTTCATCGGTCGCTCTCTTGTATGGGGTGTGGTCATCAAACGCAGCTTTGGCGGTTCTATGACA
Above is a genomic segment from Phycisphaeraceae bacterium containing:
- a CDS encoding LamG domain-containing protein; translation: MKKWAALSLIGMLSSVLHADLISHWKLDEPVGNDAAFDLVGMRHGVVINGVFHPNGGVVDGAIEIRSANNAYVSMHGVLPMTSGESFTLAGWVRLDAGDLSPGIPFGRHLSTVVAGYFIGTNQLGTYGSPGTAYLYHSSLGSSSPNSTTLINDGQWHHIVGVYEASGMSHIYVDGAPVESSFVSQTIQSSTATFMIGGMNFPGLGPQNYFDGFVDDVQVYDEALCSYDIDWLFNHPGEPLPEVVCYADCNNSCSLDIFDYICFGNAYAASTSYADCDGSGSLNIFDYICFGNAYAAGCL